One part of the Symphalangus syndactylus isolate Jambi chromosome 1, NHGRI_mSymSyn1-v2.1_pri, whole genome shotgun sequence genome encodes these proteins:
- the LOC134732204 gene encoding uncharacterized protein, with amino-acid sequence MKGSRGYGAVPIMGGAGAINGIITITIIIIFIVIIFFILFFFIVIIIITIIITTIIIITIITTIVITTNIVTIITITIITITIIIIISITTVTTTTITIITILTTTILITISLPTITIIINPFIIITIIIISVMIIFIILFIIVIITITIVTTTLPSSSSSSLPSSSLPS; translated from the coding sequence AtgaagggaagcagaggttatGGGGCAGTGCCCATAATGGGTGGGGCAGGGGCCATTAACggtatcatcaccatcaccataatcatcaTTTTCATCGTGAtcatcttcttcattttatttttcttcattgtcatcatcatcatcaccataatcattaccaccatcatcatcatcaccatcattaccaccatcgTCATTACCACCAACatcgtcaccatcatcaccatcactatcatcaccatcaccatcatcattatcattagcATCACCACCGTCACCAcgaccaccatcaccatcataacCATCCTTACCACCACCATCCTCATCACCATCAGCCTccccaccattaccatcatcatcaaccccttcatcatcattaccatcatcatcattagcgTCATGATAATCTTCATCATCCTCTTCATCATCGTCATTATCACAATTACCATTGTCACCACCACGTTACCATCATCATCCTCTTCATCATTGCCATCATCATCCTTACCATCCTGA